One uncultured Methanobrevibacter sp. genomic window, AAAGTCAAATGGATGCAGGTTTGGCTATTGCTCCATATGATAGGGGTGGAGAGATTTTGGAAAGTCCTGGTGTTACTGAAGCCCAATATCCTGATAATTCACAAAATCTAGGTTGGATCAATTCATATATGACTCCAATTGCTGAAATGCTAAAAGGCATTTCCCCATACTTTGGAACAAGTATATGTGCATCTCCAGGTGGAGTGATAGATGAAATCCTTTACTATACAAGAGGTTTTGACACTATCTTGGAATCCTCAATTCTTATGATGGCATTCATTATAGCCTCATGGCTTGCCATTAACTTTACCATGGATAGAAAGGAGAAAAAAGGTAAGGGAGACATTAAGGAAGATGTAAAAAGAGCTATTGCAAGTTCTGACAAGATAGCTAGTGAAGTTGAGATGAGCAATCGCAAAGCTCGTGAAAAGCAAGCTAAAAAGGAGTTCAGGTGATTATATGGTTGCAAGTATAATTCCACAATTTGTTCCTGCATTCTATAGCTCAATGTATTCAACTGCATTATACGGCGGTTTGATTGTAGCTTTCATTGGCTTGATGGGAATTGCAATGGAGAAAAGGGATATTCAAGTTCTTATATTGACTGACATTGTCGGTTTGGCTATGCTTATTGTTGTAGCTGCAGTGGGGACTGATTTGTCTGAAGCATTGATTCTTCCTGGTCTAGTAGTTGAATTGGCAGAGATCATGGCAATATCCGAGATTTTAATATCTCGTGAAATGAGGAAGAAAGATGTAGATACCTCATTTGCACCAATGCCATTAAATATAGATATGGAGATTATGACTACTGCTCCTAATTTCATTGCATTGTTATTAATAGGTTATGGTGTGTTCCTATCAGGATTTACTGGTGGTGCAGTAGCTGGAGGAGGTATTGTAATTTATGTTTTAAGCAGAAAGGTAAGAGGATTGCCAATAGTTGTTCTCGATGGAGTGGGAGCAATATCCGGTATCTCTTGGTGCTTATGGATTATTGGATTCCTATTCTTCTTTATCTTGCCTCAATACTGGTTACTCAGTTTATTCCTAGCTGCTTTAGGATTGCTCTTGAAAGTGTCATCCAAGATTGGATTGATTGGAATAATGATGAGAGAGGAATACGGAAGAAAATGATTATTCCAAATGAATTTAAAATTTAAAATATTATATTTATAAATTTATTATCAAATCAAAATTTTGAATCAAGTATTCAAATTAAATATTCAAAATCAAATGAACTTAAAATAAAAAGGAGATTTAAATGCTTATAGAGAGTTTAGGCGGAGACGTGATGGGAACAATTCCTTTAGGAGATATTGTTCTTTATTTAAACCCTCTCCACATATTCTTGTTTGTAACTATACTTGTATTTACAGCATTGATAGCCATGAGCCGAACTGAAACTCAAGTTGAAGCAATGTTTGGTTCTCTTGATGAAAATAAGGTTGCAGTTGGCAAAAAGGAATTCAAGCATAGAAGATTCCTGGCTATTATCTGCGGTATAGCTACTGCAGGAGCTATGATTACTGGAGATTTATTTAACTTTACCTTATTTATGGCATTAATTGGTATTGTTAACATTGGTATTGTTTCTGCTGTAAAGCAAGTTGAGGTTTTAAATTCCGCTTATCAATACGGTTTGATTGCTATGATGTGCGGTTTGCCACTCTTTGGTGGTGCAGCTATGATTTTAGCTGCTACCGGTACATTAAGCCTATTTGAGCTCGCAGCAATCCCTGCAAGTCCAATGATGATATTTGGAGCGCTTGTAATGCTAATAGGGGTTTGTGGTGAAAGCGGTATAGCACCTTTCTTTGCAAGTAAGGCAGAAATGTTTAGAACTCCTGGATCTCCATTCATATTGATTATCCACTTAAGTTCATTGTTTATTATTGTTAGATTTGTTGAAATCTTATTAACTATATTATAATTTAAAATAGAAGAAATTAAATTGAAATCCAATTATTAAAAATCATGTTTATTAATTTATTATTAATAGAAGGTCGATAAAATGAATAAAATGAAAATAGCTAGTTATATTATCTTGATTGTGTCAGTATTAGCTATCCTTTACGCTTTAATATTTAATCCTGCTGATTGGATAGTCTATGCAATAGCTATTGTTTGTATACCATTTTTAGTACTTTCATTTGGACTTTTAACAATGTCCAAACCAATAAAAGAGGAAGAGGAGGAAAGAAGAGAAGAACCATTTACAGGTTATTAGTTAAGATTATCAATTCATATTTAACTAATTTAGAATCTCTTTGCAGATATCATGAATTTAATGGCTCAAATTTTAATCAATGTTGTAATTGCTTTCCTTGCAGGTAGTCTTTTATTAGGTTTCCATAGAAAGGTTATGGCAAGAGTCCAATTGAGACCAGGACCTCCTATTATACAGTACTTATTGCATTCATTGAAATTTTTCTTTAAGGAAACTTCATTTCCAAAAACTGCTGCAATGCCGTTTTATGTAGGTATTACAGTTATTTTAGCTGCTGTTTGGGTTACTGCAGTTATTGTAGGGCCAGTGGCTCAAGGTTCCTTAATGATCATATTTGGTGTTTATGCAATCCATAAGATTGTAGAGCATAATGCAGGATCATCATCCGGTTCTCCATATGGTAAGTTAAGTTGTGTAAGGGCTGTTTTCTCAGCAGCTGGTGAATTGCCGCTCTTTGCAGTGATTGCAATCATATTCCTATTGACTGGAACTATGGATATCAGTGGAATCATAGCTTATCAAGCAGCAAATGGTCCTTTGGTATTGCAATTGCCTCTTGCAGCGATTATGTTCTTCACATTGATTGTTACAAAATCTCCATATTCTCCTTTTGCAATCACAAAAGGAAAGGAAATCATATCTGGATTTGAAACTGAACACTTTGGTATGCTTAGAGGATACATAATGTTTTCAGAATCAATCGCATGGTATATTTTGTTATGGTTATTCTTAACAATATTCTTTGGACCGATTTCCGTTGTT contains:
- a CDS encoding EhaF family protein, with the translated sequence MPKIAKLWNKLANPKNIPRLFALILGLLLIAGFLIPVGLDTDQIYTRPAPQSQMDAGLAIAPYDRGGEILESPGVTEAQYPDNSQNLGWINSYMTPIAEMLKGISPYFGTSICASPGGVIDEILYYTRGFDTILESSILMMAFIIASWLAINFTMDRKEKKGKGDIKEDVKRAIASSDKIASEVEMSNRKAREKQAKKEFR
- a CDS encoding EhaG family protein, producing MVASIIPQFVPAFYSSMYSTALYGGLIVAFIGLMGIAMEKRDIQVLILTDIVGLAMLIVVAAVGTDLSEALILPGLVVELAEIMAISEILISREMRKKDVDTSFAPMPLNIDMEIMTTAPNFIALLLIGYGVFLSGFTGGAVAGGGIVIYVLSRKVRGLPIVVLDGVGAISGISWCLWIIGFLFFFILPQYWLLSLFLAALGLLLKVSSKIGLIGIMMREEYGRK
- a CDS encoding respiratory chain complex I subunit 1 family protein, with protein sequence MNLMAQILINVVIAFLAGSLLLGFHRKVMARVQLRPGPPIIQYLLHSLKFFFKETSFPKTAAMPFYVGITVILAAVWVTAVIVGPVAQGSLMIIFGVYAIHKIVEHNAGSSSGSPYGKLSCVRAVFSAAGELPLFAVIAIIFLLTGTMDISGIIAYQAANGPLVLQLPLAAIMFFTLIVTKSPYSPFAITKGKEIISGFETEHFGMLRGYIMFSESIAWYILLWLFLTIFFGPISVVGYLIGMIVICIITGFINATTPMLNPNHSVMAQISIAVICTVGSIIMIII
- a CDS encoding DUF788 domain-containing protein → MNKMKIASYIILIVSVLAILYALIFNPADWIVYAIAIVCIPFLVLSFGLLTMSKPIKEEEEERREEPFTGY